Part of the Deltaproteobacteria bacterium genome, CCGCACCGTCGAAGTCTCGGAACGAGGGGGCGAGGGCAGGGTCTGCTGCCCCGAACGGCGTCGCCAGATAGACGTCCCGAGCGAACCCCGGGAGGAGGTCGAGGTCGTACCGCAGGGCCCCGGAGGCGTAGCCGAAGCCGTCGCTCACTGCGTCTTCGGGGGGCAAGTCGCCCGCTAGCAGGTACTCGGTCACGGGAGCCTGTGCGAACGCCGCCACCCCGAACCCGCTCGGCGGGGTCAGGGGAATCACTGCCTTCCGGCGATTCACCCATACGGCGCCCCTCACGTACTCGAGCGTCGTGATGGCACTGACGCCGCCGAGGTCGTTGAAGGCCTGCCAGGGCGGCGTCACCTGGAACGGGCGCACGGCGGCGAAGAAGCGCACCCGCCGTGGCTCGGTCTCCAGGTTCTCGAGCCGGTACCGCATGTACAGGACGGCCTTCCCCGCCTCGCCGGTCGCGAAGGCGGTGGACTTGAGAGCGATGCCGTCCTTCCGCCACACGGACGACGGGATGGGAAGGAATCCCTGCTCCAGCTCCTGCGTGGGGGAGCCGTCGGCCCAGGTGACGAGCTCCTCGCCGACGTACAGAAAGGGCTCGAGCGAGAACGTGCCCCTGTCGACCTCGAGCATGCCGTCTTCGTTCAGGAGCCCCTGCGTGACGCCCCCGAGGACGCTGCCCACCGGGGTCCAGTAGGTCTGCTCTCCCGAGAGGTATCGGGGGAAGAGTCCCCTGGGCTCGTTCGCGGCGATATTCCCGAAGAACGCATTGAGCGAGCGGGAGAACTCGTACGGCTTGACGTCGATCTCGGCGATGCCGATTCCCTTGCCGTCGACGCCGCCGTGCAGGCGAAGCCGGAGCCGTCGCGACGTGCCGTGGGGCAGGTAGACGTAGCTGCGCGCCGCGTCGGGGCGCTTGGCCGAGTAGACCGTCTTCCATGCCGTGCCGTCGTCGGAGCTCTCGAGGTCGAACGGCCGCGCTGTCGTCGTCGGGTCCCAGCGGACGATCAGCCCTCCGTATTCGCGCACCTCCCCGAAGTCGACCAGGAACCATTGCGGCTCGTCGGAGGGCTCGCTCCGCCAGCTCGTCTCCAAGCAACGATCCACGGCGCACCGGGGCTCGTGCCCCGGCAGCGCGCTCGACGCCTGGACGGCCGGCGTCGAGCGAAAGCTGTGATCCTCGAGGCACAGGTTGGCGATCCAGAGCGTGCCCTTCCCCCCCGGCGGCGCCGTAATCGCGAACTCGATCGCGCCGACCTGGCGCATGGGGCCGCTCCCCGCCGGTCCCCAGGCGAAGTCGATCTGGCTGCTCCCGATCCGCAGCGATCGCCACTCCGCGGGCAAGTCGAATGCCTCCGCCTGGTACCGCCAGACGTTCTGGCCGCCGGGGTCGACGAGCTTGAACTCGAATTTGTTGGCGGGCGCCACCCCGTGGACGTCCAAGGTGAAAGCATAAGCGTCCGGCAGTGGGAACGAGAAGCGCTTGCGCGCGACGACGAAGCCGCCGCCGCCTTTGAAATCGAAGTCGAGCCGCATGGCGTCGCCCCGGCGCCCTCGATCCCGGGAAATGTCGAGGTGCGCCTGTCCCGACGCCACCGGGGTCCAGCCGGAGACGTCGGCAAAGTCGTCGAGGGTCTCGCCCTGAATTGAACCCTCCGAGGTCTGAGACGGAGCCTCAGACGTAGCGCGGGATCGGACCGTTGTGCGGGGTGGTGCGGTCGGAGAGGTCGAGCGTCGCCTCGTCGACGTAGCACCATCCCCAACCTTCGGGCGGGTCGTAGCCCTCGATGATCGGATGCCCCGTCGCGTGGAAGTGCTTGGTCGCGTGACGGTTCGGCGAGCTGTCGCAGCAGCCGACGTGACCGCACGTCCGGCAGAGCCGCAGGTGCACCCAGATCGAATCGATCTTCAGGCACTCCTCGCAGCCGAGCGCGCTGGGGACGACTTTGCGGATGCCGGCCTGGTGGGCGCATTCGTCAGCCATTGGTCCTCCCGATGTTGCCCATGGCGGCCGCTTCACCACGGACGTCGGCGAGAAACGCGTGCAGCGTCGCGACCACCTGCGCGCCTTCGCCGACAGCGGCGGCAACGCGCTTCACCGACCCGGCGCGCACGTCACCGATCGCGAACACACCCTTGCGGCTCGTCTCGAGCGGCCGGTGCCCGTTCCCGAGGTCCCCGCCCGTGCGCACGAAGCCCTTGTCGTCGAGCGCCACGTCGGACTGCGACAACCACGCGGTGTTCGGGTCGGCGCCGATGAAGAGGAACAGGTGGCGGAGCGGGCGCCCCGTCTGCTCGCCCGACGGCAGATGGCGCCAGCGGACGGTGTCGAGCATGCCGCCCTGTCCTTCGAGGGCGGTGACTTCGGTCTGCACCAGCACCTCGACGTTCGGCAGCGCCGCGAGGCGGTCGACGAGATAGCGCGACATGCTCGCATCCAGGCTCCGTCCGCGCACGAGAAGCCAGACCTTGGCCACCTGGCTCGCGAGATAGACGACCGCCTGGCCCGCCGAGTTGCCGGCACCGACCAGCGCCACCTCCTGCCCGGCGCAGAGCTTCCCCTCGAGCGGCGAGACCCAGTAGTGCACGGACGAGGCTTCGAACTCGGCGAGATTCGCGACATCGAGGCGGCGGTATCGGACGCCGCTCGCGATCACGACCGTGCGGGCGCTGGCGCGCTCGTCATTGGCGAGCCCCAGCTCGAACCGCGCGTCCTCGCCAGCGGGGCGGCATCGCAGACGCACGACTTCGTCGGGTATCGCCATCTCGGCCCCGAACTTCTCCGCCTGGCTGTGCGCGCGCGCCATGAGCGCCATACCGGAGATGCCGGTGGGAAACCCCATGTAGTTCTCGATTCGCGCCGACGCGCCGGCTTGCCCGCCGAAGGCGCGGCGATCGAGCACGATCACCGAGAGCCCTTCGGACGCCGCGTAGACCGCCGCCGCGAGGCCGGCCGGTCCGGCGCCGATGATCGCGACGTCATAGACGTTGCTCGGATCGATGGGTCGCACGAGGCCGAGGCAGCGCGCGAGCTCGACCTCGCTCGGGTTCCGGAGCATCCGTCCGTTCGGGCAGAGGACGATCGGCAGCGTCGTCGGGTCGACGCTGAATCGCTCGAGCAGGGTCTTCGCGCAGGAGTCGCTGTCGGGGTCGAGCGTGTGGTGCGGATGCCCGTTGCGCGCGAGGAATCCTGCCAGCCGAAGCACGTCGCCGTCGCCGGCGTGGCCGATGATCAGCGGGCCCGCGACGGCGCTCTGGAGGAGACCGACGCGGCGCAGGATGAGCGCGCGCATGATGCGTTCGCCGAGCTCCGCTTCCGCGACCAGAACGTCGCGCAGCTTGCGGGGTGGGATGACGAGCGCCTCGACCGGCTTCACGGCATGCGCGTCCACCAGCGACGGGCGGCCGGACAGCTGGCTGAGCTCGCCCATGAACGAGCCCGGACCGTGCGTGACGATCGCCTCGTCGCGCCCGAGCGCGTTGTGCTGCGTGATGGCGATCTCACCGGTCAGAACGACGAACATGCCGGGACTGATTTCGCCGGTCGCGACGAGCCGCTCGCTTGCGCGGTAGGCGCGACGCTCGCCGAAGCGCCGCAGACGCTCAACCTCCGCGGGCTCCAGGGTGGGGAACATCTGCTCGTAGCGGGTCTCGATGAGCGGGCGCGCAGGCGCAGCCATGGAGTCTGGAGACAATACGCCTCTTTTGCCTTGCGGCAAGCCTTCCCTCGGCCGCAGCGGGGAAGGTGGGAGGCTTCGCGCCGACAGTGAGGAGCAGCGAGATGTACGTGTGGCGGCAGCGGCGCGTTTTCATGCGATCGTGTGCCAGCTGTCGCTCACGCCTTCCGGGGGGAGCCAGTCGGGCAGCGGCATGATCAGGAAGCTCGACAGCGCCTGCACGTAGGGCTCGTACATCGCGCGCAGTGCCCTGAGCTTGGCGACGGAGGCCTCGTCCGCGCGAAACCGAACCTCGGCCGCGGCGAGAAAGCTCTCGAGTCGCTTCTCTTCCGAGGGCGGCAGTCGATCGACGACTGGGGGCGTCGGCTTTAGACGAAAGACGGCGCACAGGTCCACCACGGCGTGACGCGCCATCGCGAACGTCAGCCGCGCCGTGGGCACCGGCTTGTCCTCGATCCGTGCGACGACAAGGGAGCAGACGTCGAGGATCGTCGTCAGGGCCGCGACCCACGACTGGTTATCGTGCTGCGAGCGGAAGTAGGAGAGCACCGGAAACGAGACGTGGCTCTCGAGAAGCTCCGCGGACCAGCGCTCCCAGTCGCGGAGCAGCCCGCGAAGATCGTCATCCCCGTCCCGGACGTGCCGGCGCAGGAGCCGCGCTGCCGTCGGAGGGGAGCCGGCCCGCGCGTCCAGCATCGAGATACTCACTTCCCGGCGGGAGAACGCTTGCGCGATCAAGGGCACATAGCCGATCACGAGCGCCAGGAAGCCGAACCCCATGCCGGACTCCAGGATCGTGAGCCCGCGGGCGAGCGTCGTTCGCGGGGTCACGTCTCCCAGGCCGAGCGTGAAGAAGGTCGTGCCGCTCATGTACAGGTCTACGCCGAATCCCGAGCGGCCGTCCGGACCTGTCACCTGCGATCCGACACCCCAATGGAGAAGCGCGAAGGAGACGATCAGGCCGAGTGCCCAGAGAGCGATGAGCAGGATCAGCGAGAGCGGGCCGAATACCGTGAGAACGTTTTCCCGTCGGTTGCCCTGGGGGAATCGCTTCGCGGCCGCTCTCCATGGCGTCCACAGGAACCGGTAGAAGGCCCGCGTCGGCCGGAACCTTCGCGAGACGCGGCGGGAGAGGATGATCGTCTGGAATGCATCCCAGAGAATGACGAAGATGAGGAGAGCGGCGACGGCAGCGGCCCATGGATGCATGGTCCGGATCAGACCTCGTTGTATATCGTCAGCGCACCTCCGCGTCGACTTCCTCGCTGCCTCTCGGGCACGATGCGCCAGCATCCGACGCGCGCCGTCGGATCGATGGAGCTGCGATCCGAACGCGCCGGACGCTGCCGACCCATCGGCACGCTGCGCTCGTAGGCGATCCCGCGCGTCCTGCCTCGGGGCGGCTCCCTGGAACGGTGTTCACGTCCAGCGTGCCGAGGGCTATGGATTCATCCGGAACGGCCGGCTACATAGGCAGCCATTCGGGACATGGGACATGTTCTCGGGGACCAACTCCAGGGGAGGGGAGATGCGATGGTGAGCGAGGCGCGCGCCGATCACCGGGCGTGCGCGCCGGGCAATCTCCACCGGATGCTGCTCGACGTGTCGCACGCCACGGCCTCGCACCGGGACCTGAAGAGCCTCCTATGTGACCTGGCCGGGCTTCTTCGCCGGGTCGCTCGCTTCGACCGGCTCGCGATCGTGCTCCATGATCCGGAGCGCGACGTCATGCGCCTTCACACCATCGTCTCACTCGAGCCGACCTTCACCACCGACCTCGAGCTGCCCGTGCCCGAGTCTCCCGCGGGCCTCGTGTGGCAGACGCAACGGCCCCTCGTCGTGCCGCGCATCGACCGTGAGACGCGCTTCGCCGAGGTCAGACGGATCCTGCGCGCCGAGGGCATGCGATCGTTCTGCGTCCTCCCTCTGACGACGCCGCTCCGCCGTCTCGGCGGGCTCAGCTTCGCGAGCCAGGACGAAGATGCCTTCTCGGACTCCGACGTCGAGGTCCTGCAGGAGCTCACGAGCCAGGTGGCGCTGGCCGTCGACAACACGCTCCATCACGAAGCCGCCCGGCAGGCGCAGCAGCAGCTGGCGTGCGAACGCGATCGCCTCGAGTTGCTCCTCGAGGTGAACAACGCGCTCGTCTCGAACCTCGAGCCGCGGGCGCTGTTCAGCGCCATTGCGACCTGCCTGCGACGTGTCGTGGCGCACGACTACACGAGCCTCGCGGTCTACGACCGCGAGCGGAACGCGTTCGACATGTGGGCGCTCGAGTTCGCCGGCAAGGGGCTGATCAAGGAGCACATGTTCGTCCCGGTGGAGGGGTCGCCCGCGGGCAGGGCGTTCACGGCCGGAGAACCCGCGCGGTTCGGGCGTGCGGATCTCGCGGCGC contains:
- a CDS encoding GAF domain-containing protein, which translates into the protein MGHVLGDQLQGRGDAMVSEARADHRACAPGNLHRMLLDVSHATASHRDLKSLLCDLAGLLRRVARFDRLAIVLHDPERDVMRLHTIVSLEPTFTTDLELPVPESPAGLVWQTQRPLVVPRIDRETRFAEVRRILRAEGMRSFCVLPLTTPLRRLGGLSFASQDEDAFSDSDVEVLQELTSQVALAVDNTLHHEAARQAQQQLACERDRLELLLEVNNALVSNLEPRALFSAIATCLRRVVAHDYTSLAVYDRERNAFDMWALEFAGKGLIKEHMFVPVEGSPAGRAFTAGEPARFGRADLAA
- a CDS encoding FAD-dependent oxidoreductase, which gives rise to MAAPARPLIETRYEQMFPTLEPAEVERLRRFGERRAYRASERLVATGEISPGMFVVLTGEIAITQHNALGRDEAIVTHGPGSFMGELSQLSGRPSLVDAHAVKPVEALVIPPRKLRDVLVAEAELGERIMRALILRRVGLLQSAVAGPLIIGHAGDGDVLRLAGFLARNGHPHHTLDPDSDSCAKTLLERFSVDPTTLPIVLCPNGRMLRNPSEVELARCLGLVRPIDPSNVYDVAIIGAGPAGLAAAVYAASEGLSVIVLDRRAFGGQAGASARIENYMGFPTGISGMALMARAHSQAEKFGAEMAIPDEVVRLRCRPAGEDARFELGLANDERASARTVVIASGVRYRRLDVANLAEFEASSVHYWVSPLEGKLCAGQEVALVGAGNSAGQAVVYLASQVAKVWLLVRGRSLDASMSRYLVDRLAALPNVEVLVQTEVTALEGQGGMLDTVRWRHLPSGEQTGRPLRHLFLFIGADPNTAWLSQSDVALDDKGFVRTGGDLGNGHRPLETSRKGVFAIGDVRAGSVKRVAAAVGEGAQVVATLHAFLADVRGEAAAMGNIGRTNG
- a CDS encoding two pore domain potassium channel family protein, with the translated sequence MLAHRAREAARKSTRRCADDIQRGLIRTMHPWAAAVAALLIFVILWDAFQTIILSRRVSRRFRPTRAFYRFLWTPWRAAAKRFPQGNRRENVLTVFGPLSLILLIALWALGLIVSFALLHWGVGSQVTGPDGRSGFGVDLYMSGTTFFTLGLGDVTPRTTLARGLTILESGMGFGFLALVIGYVPLIAQAFSRREVSISMLDARAGSPPTAARLLRRHVRDGDDDLRGLLRDWERWSAELLESHVSFPVLSYFRSQHDNQSWVAALTTILDVCSLVVARIEDKPVPTARLTFAMARHAVVDLCAVFRLKPTPPVVDRLPPSEEKRLESFLAAAEVRFRADEASVAKLRALRAMYEPYVQALSSFLIMPLPDWLPPEGVSDSWHTIA
- a CDS encoding UBP-type zinc finger domain-containing protein encodes the protein MADECAHQAGIRKVVPSALGCEECLKIDSIWVHLRLCRTCGHVGCCDSSPNRHATKHFHATGHPIIEGYDPPEGWGWCYVDEATLDLSDRTTPHNGPIPRYV
- a CDS encoding discoidin domain-containing protein; the protein is MRLDFDFKGGGGFVVARKRFSFPLPDAYAFTLDVHGVAPANKFEFKLVDPGGQNVWRYQAEAFDLPAEWRSLRIGSSQIDFAWGPAGSGPMRQVGAIEFAITAPPGGKGTLWIANLCLEDHSFRSTPAVQASSALPGHEPRCAVDRCLETSWRSEPSDEPQWFLVDFGEVREYGGLIVRWDPTTTARPFDLESSDDGTAWKTVYSAKRPDAARSYVYLPHGTSRRLRLRLHGGVDGKGIGIAEIDVKPYEFSRSLNAFFGNIAANEPRGLFPRYLSGEQTYWTPVGSVLGGVTQGLLNEDGMLEVDRGTFSLEPFLYVGEELVTWADGSPTQELEQGFLPIPSSVWRKDGIALKSTAFATGEAGKAVLYMRYRLENLETEPRRVRFFAAVRPFQVTPPWQAFNDLGGVSAITTLEYVRGAVWVNRRKAVIPLTPPSGFGVAAFAQAPVTEYLLAGDLPPEDAVSDGFGYASGALRYDLDLLPGFARDVYLATPFGAADPALAPSFRDFDGA